A window of the Phycicoccus sp. M110.8 genome harbors these coding sequences:
- a CDS encoding sodium-translocating pyrophosphatase, translating into MLRVAPAASALTLDGSNLTLVIVVAVVAVIALGMGVFFRQQVLSHDAGTEKMQEIGAAVEEGAQAYLARQFKTLGIFVVLVFGLLLLLPADTASIRWGRSAFFVVGALFSASIGYLGMSLAVKANVRVASAAREGDRDSGMRIAFRTGGTVGMATVGLGLLGASVVVLLYKGDAPKVLEGFGFGAALLAMFMRVGGGIFTKAADVGADLVGKVEAGIPEDDPRNAATIADNVGDNVGDCAGMAADLFESYAVMLVAALILGSVAFGTYGLVFPLLVPAIGAVTALIGVFITRVRPGENALSAINRGFYISAAIAAVLSAVAAFVYLPDTFKGLESTDQSVTQLTGNPRVTAILAVVIGIVLAAIILWLTGYFTGTDKRPTRDVARTSLTGAATVVLSGIGVGLESAVYTAVIIGGAVYLAFLLGGGSVVLSLFLIALAGCGLLTTVGVIVAMDTFGPVSDNAQGIAEMSGDVDGEGAQILTDLDAVGNTTKAITKGIAIATAVLAATALFGSYSDAWRGTFDPILAKLEQQAQTGVIGQSEVQAIQKQLTTSFGLEIVSPNVLVGLLIGAAVVFLFSGLAINAVTRAAGAIVFEVRRQFRDIPGIMEGTARPEYGKVVDICTKDSLRELATPGLLAAMTPVAVGFGLGIGALAGFLAGAIGTGALMAVFLANSGGAWDNAKKIVEDGTHGGKGTEAHAATVIGDTVGDPFKDTAGPAINPLIKVMNLVSVLIAPAIVTLSIGDGKNSPVRYGIAIAALVIVIGAVAVSKSRDLAIGGDDDTATPADAAAPDGSAATVPAAPTATGATTVPGATADGSGAAPGASAGATGTSESLEEPANR; encoded by the coding sequence ATGTTGCGCGTCGCGCCAGCCGCCAGTGCCCTCACACTGGACGGCTCCAATCTCACCCTGGTGATCGTGGTGGCCGTGGTTGCCGTCATCGCGCTCGGCATGGGTGTGTTCTTCCGCCAGCAGGTCCTGTCGCACGACGCCGGCACCGAGAAGATGCAGGAGATCGGCGCCGCCGTGGAGGAGGGCGCCCAGGCGTACCTCGCCCGGCAGTTCAAGACCCTCGGCATCTTCGTCGTGCTGGTCTTCGGCCTCCTGCTCCTGCTGCCCGCCGACACCGCCAGCATCCGCTGGGGTCGCTCGGCCTTCTTCGTGGTGGGCGCGCTCTTCTCCGCCTCGATCGGCTACCTGGGCATGAGCCTGGCCGTGAAGGCCAACGTCCGCGTCGCCTCGGCCGCGCGCGAGGGCGACCGCGACAGCGGTATGCGGATCGCCTTCCGCACCGGCGGCACCGTCGGCATGGCGACGGTGGGCCTGGGCCTGCTCGGCGCCTCGGTCGTCGTGCTCCTCTACAAGGGCGACGCCCCCAAGGTGCTCGAGGGCTTCGGCTTCGGCGCCGCCCTGCTCGCGATGTTCATGCGAGTCGGCGGCGGCATCTTCACCAAGGCCGCGGACGTGGGCGCCGACCTCGTCGGCAAGGTCGAGGCGGGCATCCCCGAGGACGACCCGCGCAACGCGGCGACGATCGCCGACAACGTGGGCGACAACGTGGGTGACTGCGCCGGCATGGCCGCCGACCTCTTCGAGTCGTATGCCGTGATGCTCGTGGCCGCGCTGATCCTCGGCTCGGTCGCGTTCGGCACCTACGGCCTGGTCTTCCCGCTGCTCGTCCCCGCCATCGGCGCGGTCACCGCCCTCATCGGCGTCTTCATCACCCGCGTCAGGCCCGGCGAGAACGCCCTCTCGGCCATCAACCGTGGCTTCTACATCTCCGCCGCGATCGCCGCCGTCCTGTCGGCCGTCGCCGCCTTCGTCTACCTGCCCGACACGTTCAAGGGCCTGGAGTCGACGGACCAGTCCGTCACCCAGCTGACCGGCAACCCGCGGGTCACCGCGATCCTGGCCGTGGTCATCGGCATCGTGCTCGCCGCGATCATCCTGTGGCTCACGGGCTACTTCACCGGCACCGACAAGCGCCCGACCCGGGACGTCGCCCGCACCTCGCTCACCGGCGCGGCCACGGTCGTCCTCTCCGGCATCGGCGTGGGCCTCGAGTCGGCCGTCTACACCGCGGTCATCATCGGCGGCGCCGTCTACCTCGCCTTCCTGCTCGGCGGCGGTTCAGTCGTGCTGTCGCTGTTCCTCATCGCGCTCGCGGGCTGCGGCCTGCTGACCACGGTCGGCGTCATCGTCGCCATGGACACCTTCGGCCCGGTGTCGGACAACGCGCAGGGCATCGCCGAGATGTCCGGGGACGTCGACGGCGAGGGCGCGCAGATCCTCACCGACCTCGACGCGGTCGGCAACACCACCAAGGCCATCACCAAGGGCATCGCGATCGCGACGGCCGTCCTCGCGGCCACGGCCCTGTTCGGCTCGTACTCCGACGCCTGGCGGGGCACGTTCGACCCGATCCTGGCCAAGCTCGAGCAGCAGGCGCAGACGGGCGTCATCGGCCAGAGCGAGGTGCAGGCGATCCAGAAGCAGCTGACCACCTCCTTCGGCCTGGAGATCGTCTCGCCGAACGTCCTGGTGGGTCTGCTCATCGGCGCCGCGGTCGTGTTCCTCTTCTCCGGCCTGGCGATCAACGCCGTCACCCGCGCCGCGGGCGCGATCGTCTTCGAGGTCCGTCGCCAGTTCCGCGACATCCCCGGGATCATGGAGGGCACCGCCCGTCCGGAGTACGGCAAGGTCGTCGACATCTGCACCAAGGACTCGCTGCGCGAGCTGGCCACCCCCGGTCTCCTCGCGGCCATGACGCCGGTCGCGGTCGGTTTCGGCCTCGGCATCGGCGCCCTCGCCGGCTTCCTCGCCGGCGCGATCGGCACCGGCGCGCTGATGGCCGTCTTCCTCGCCAACTCCGGTGGCGCCTGGGACAACGCCAAGAAGATCGTCGAGGACGGCACCCACGGCGGCAAGGGCACCGAGGCCCACGCGGCCACCGTCATCGGCGACACCGTCGGCGACCCGTTCAAGGACACCGCCGGCCCGGCGATCAACCCGCTCATCAAGGTCATGAACCTCGTGTCGGTGCTGATCGCGCCGGCCATCGTGACCCTGTCTATCGGCGACGGCAAGAACAGCCCCGTCCGGTACGGCATCGCCATCGCGGCGCTGGTCATCGTCATCGGTGCGGTCGCGGTCTCCAAGTCGCGCGACCTCGCCATCGGTGGCGACGACGACACCGCCACGCCGGCCGACGCGGCGGCGCCCGACGGGAGCGCCGCGACGGTCCCGGCCGCGCCGACGGCCACCGGTGCGACCACCGTCCCGGGCGCGACCGCCGACGGGTCGGGCGCAGCGCCCGGCGCCTCGGCGGGTGCGACCGGGACGAGCGAGTCGCTGGAGGAGCCCGCGAACCGCTGA
- a CDS encoding AIM24 family protein translates to MHSPLFDQANLEVQAQQRFALQNPQMLRVHLGGDVLAVKGAMVAYQGAIRFDHEKAGSVGRMFKKAVTGEDVSLMRVSGEGDVFFASEAGYVFLVDLAGDGLSVNSRNLLAFDSGIDWDIKRVQGAGMLSGGLFNTTLQGTGTVAIHTVGQPVVLDCAAQPTYVDVQACVGWSANLVPQVVSSMNVRSMLRGGSGEAFQYAFSGPGFVIVQPSEWTPPPAQGGGGGGFNLGGLLD, encoded by the coding sequence GTGCACAGCCCCCTCTTCGACCAGGCCAACCTCGAGGTCCAGGCGCAGCAGCGCTTCGCCCTGCAGAACCCGCAGATGCTGCGCGTCCACCTCGGTGGCGACGTCCTCGCCGTCAAGGGGGCGATGGTCGCCTACCAGGGCGCCATCCGCTTCGACCACGAGAAGGCCGGCAGCGTCGGCCGGATGTTCAAGAAGGCCGTGACGGGCGAGGACGTCTCGCTCATGCGGGTCTCCGGTGAGGGTGACGTCTTCTTCGCCTCCGAGGCCGGCTACGTCTTCCTCGTCGACCTGGCCGGCGACGGCCTGTCGGTGAACTCGCGCAACCTCCTCGCCTTCGACTCGGGCATCGACTGGGACATCAAGCGGGTCCAGGGCGCCGGCATGCTCAGCGGCGGCCTGTTCAACACCACCCTGCAGGGCACCGGCACCGTCGCCATCCACACGGTCGGCCAGCCGGTCGTCCTCGACTGCGCCGCGCAGCCCACCTACGTCGACGTGCAGGCCTGCGTCGGCTGGTCGGCCAACCTCGTGCCGCAGGTCGTGTCGAGCATGAACGTGCGCTCGATGCTCCGCGGCGGCTCGGGCGAGGCGTTCCAGTACGCGTTCTCCGGTCCCGGCTTCGTCATCGTGCAGCCCAGCGAGTGGACCCCACCGCCCGCGCAGGGCGGCGGCGGCGGTGGCTTCAACCTGGGCGGGCTGCTCGACTGA
- a CDS encoding methyltransferase: MSAPPPVVDTDLVARLRADLEHAAYTVEAVGELLGPLASAALGREQVLPAQRVTATAGTPLATLVRLFTLGDAVDADDAARALPTLGVEGAERLRLVTQQGPGVVATCDLRPYADEDHSWWVASDLSELATRAPLSEDHVLGIGGASTTLASWTPRPRVGRALDLGTGCGVQALHLGAHAASVTVTDISARALAYAAFNAELNGCDWAFVEGSMLDPVAGQRFDLIVSNPPFVITPRTPDVPLFEYRDGGQAGDSLVADLVRSIGDHLAPGGIAQFLGNWEVVGDADWRDRVRGWVAGSGLDAWVVQREVQDPAQYAETWARDGGHHSATSEFATMYAAWLDDFASRGVSAIGFGVITLQRPTGDREPFLDLTEATGPVASPMGPAVLAGLAARTWLAEHSDEELLEVAWRCADDVTEERHGRPGDTDPTVILLRQGGGLGRVVRLGTAGAALVSVCDGSLPAGAAVVAIASLLGVDEAQVRVEVLPLLRALVADGLLV, from the coding sequence ATGAGCGCACCGCCGCCGGTCGTCGACACCGACCTCGTCGCGCGCCTGCGCGCCGACCTCGAGCACGCGGCATACACCGTCGAGGCGGTGGGGGAGCTGCTCGGGCCGCTCGCGTCGGCGGCCCTGGGCCGCGAGCAGGTGCTGCCCGCGCAGCGGGTCACAGCCACGGCCGGCACCCCGCTGGCCACCCTGGTGCGGCTGTTCACCCTCGGTGACGCGGTCGACGCCGACGACGCGGCCCGCGCGCTGCCGACGCTCGGCGTCGAGGGTGCGGAGCGGCTGCGCCTGGTGACCCAGCAGGGGCCCGGCGTCGTGGCCACGTGCGACCTGCGCCCGTACGCCGACGAGGACCACTCCTGGTGGGTCGCCTCCGACCTGTCGGAGCTGGCCACCCGGGCGCCGCTGTCGGAGGACCACGTGCTCGGCATCGGTGGCGCCTCGACGACGCTCGCCTCTTGGACGCCCCGGCCGCGGGTCGGGCGCGCCCTCGACCTCGGCACCGGCTGCGGTGTGCAGGCGCTGCACCTGGGCGCCCACGCCGCCTCCGTGACGGTCACCGACATCTCGGCGAGGGCGCTGGCGTATGCCGCGTTCAACGCCGAGCTCAACGGCTGCGACTGGGCGTTCGTCGAGGGCTCGATGCTCGATCCCGTTGCGGGACAACGGTTCGACCTCATCGTGAGCAACCCGCCCTTCGTCATCACCCCGCGCACCCCCGACGTCCCCCTGTTCGAGTACCGCGACGGGGGCCAGGCGGGCGACTCGCTCGTCGCCGACCTCGTGCGCTCGATCGGCGACCACCTGGCGCCCGGCGGCATCGCCCAGTTCCTCGGCAACTGGGAGGTCGTCGGCGACGCCGACTGGCGCGACCGCGTCCGCGGGTGGGTCGCCGGGTCCGGCCTGGACGCGTGGGTGGTGCAGCGCGAGGTGCAGGACCCCGCGCAGTACGCCGAGACGTGGGCCCGCGACGGCGGCCACCACAGCGCCACGAGCGAGTTCGCGACGATGTATGCCGCGTGGCTGGACGACTTCGCCTCGCGCGGCGTGAGCGCCATCGGGTTCGGCGTGATCACGCTCCAGCGGCCCACCGGTGACCGGGAACCGTTCCTCGACCTGACCGAGGCCACCGGCCCGGTCGCGAGCCCGATGGGCCCGGCGGTCCTCGCCGGCCTGGCCGCACGCACCTGGCTGGCCGAGCACTCCGACGAGGAGCTGCTCGAGGTGGCGTGGCGCTGCGCCGACGACGTCACCGAGGAGCGGCACGGCCGTCCCGGTGACACCGACCCGACGGTGATCCTGCTCCGGCAGGGTGGTGGCCTGGGGCGGGTCGTGCGCCTCGGTACGGCGGGCGCTGCGCTGGTCAGCGTGTGCGACGGGAGCCTCCCGGCCGGTGCGGCGGTCGTCGCGATCGCCTCGCTCCTCGGCGTCGACGAGGCGCAGGTGCGGGTCGAGGTGCTGCCGTTGCTCAGGGCCCTGGTGGCCGACGGGCTGCTCGTCTGA
- a CDS encoding TetR/AcrR family transcriptional regulator, with amino-acid sequence MSPRAPAMAPDERRAAIIATTVPLLREHGPAVSTKQIARAAGVAEGTIFRVFESKEELVDACVHDAFQTEKLVTRVLAIDDSLPLRERLAEAVSTMQEYLRGIFSLMTMLHSSGQPMRRPHKDPRREQANEALDAAFVALIGADRDQLRLPPLEVVNYLRMITLSSVHPMLHHQGSSAQEIVDVILEGALRRPDTTAQRCASATATRHTGSSSGATATPSTRGKK; translated from the coding sequence GTGTCTCCCCGCGCACCTGCCATGGCCCCCGACGAGCGCCGCGCCGCGATCATCGCGACGACGGTGCCGCTGCTGCGCGAGCACGGGCCGGCGGTGAGCACCAAGCAGATCGCCCGCGCGGCCGGGGTCGCGGAGGGGACGATCTTCCGCGTCTTCGAGTCCAAGGAGGAGCTGGTCGACGCCTGCGTGCACGACGCGTTCCAGACCGAGAAGCTGGTCACCCGCGTGCTCGCCATCGACGACTCGCTGCCACTGCGGGAGCGCCTGGCCGAGGCCGTGTCGACGATGCAGGAGTACCTGCGCGGCATCTTCTCGCTGATGACCATGCTGCACTCGTCGGGGCAGCCGATGCGTCGACCGCACAAGGACCCCCGGCGCGAGCAGGCGAACGAGGCCCTCGATGCGGCCTTCGTCGCCCTCATCGGGGCCGACCGAGACCAGCTCCGGCTGCCGCCGCTCGAGGTCGTCAACTACCTGCGGATGATCACGCTGTCCAGCGTGCACCCGATGCTGCACCACCAGGGCTCATCGGCCCAGGAGATCGTCGACGTCATCCTCGAGGGCGCGCTCCGGCGGCCCGACACCACGGCGCAACGCTGCGCGTCCGCCACCGCCACGCGGCATACCGGCTCGTCGTCCGGTGCCACCGCCACACCGTCCACCAGGGGGAAGAAGTAG
- a CDS encoding ABC transporter ATP-binding protein — protein MLVRIIRTYLGPYRALVVALVALQLVGTIASLYLPSLNGRIIDEGVARGDTGFILRTGGWMLAVSLAQMAATVAATYLGARCAAGLGRDLRADVFARVGDFSAQEVSRFGAPTLISRNTNDATQVQTVVFMGAAMMVSAPIMMVGGIIMALREDVGLSWLVAVSVPLLALSVSLVIRRMIPQFRLMQESVDWVNRVLREQITGIRVVRAFVREEHEEARFAEANTQYTGTALAVGRLMAMVFPIVMLIFNASTVAVLWFGSHRVESGQMQIGELTAFMSYLMQILMSVMMATFMSMMIPRATVSAGRIGEVLDTASTVVQPTAPVALPAGRVSLELRDVEFTYPGADVPVLQGVSLTAEPGHTTAIIGSTGSGKSTLVSLVPRLYDVTGGAVLIGGVDIREGALEDVWSRIGLVPQKPYLFTGTIASNLRYGDADATDDDLWEALRIAQAEDFVRAMPGGLDATIAQGGTNVSGGQRQRLAIARALVAKPDIYLFDDSFSALDLSTDARLRSALRPVTRHAAVVVVAQRVSTIVDADHIVVLDNGSVVGTGTHEQLLATCPTYVEIVESQRAAQEAA, from the coding sequence GTGCTCGTCAGGATTATCCGGACCTATCTCGGGCCGTACCGCGCCCTCGTGGTGGCCCTCGTCGCACTCCAGCTCGTCGGCACCATCGCCTCGCTCTACCTGCCCAGCCTCAACGGCCGCATCATCGACGAGGGGGTGGCGCGCGGTGACACGGGCTTCATCCTGCGCACCGGTGGCTGGATGCTGGCCGTCTCGCTGGCGCAGATGGCTGCCACGGTGGCGGCGACCTACCTCGGTGCCCGCTGCGCTGCCGGGCTCGGCCGCGACCTGCGCGCCGACGTCTTCGCGCGCGTCGGAGACTTCTCGGCGCAGGAGGTGTCGCGGTTCGGTGCGCCGACGCTGATCTCGCGCAACACCAACGACGCCACGCAGGTGCAGACGGTCGTCTTCATGGGTGCCGCGATGATGGTCTCCGCGCCGATCATGATGGTCGGCGGCATCATCATGGCGCTGCGCGAGGACGTCGGGCTCTCCTGGCTCGTGGCCGTCTCGGTGCCGCTGCTGGCGCTGTCGGTCTCGCTCGTGATCCGCAGGATGATCCCGCAGTTCCGGCTCATGCAGGAGTCGGTCGACTGGGTCAACCGCGTGCTGCGCGAGCAGATCACCGGCATCCGGGTCGTGCGCGCGTTCGTCCGGGAGGAGCACGAGGAGGCCCGGTTCGCCGAGGCCAACACCCAGTACACCGGGACGGCACTGGCCGTCGGCCGCCTCATGGCCATGGTCTTCCCGATCGTCATGCTGATCTTCAACGCCTCCACGGTGGCGGTCCTGTGGTTCGGCTCGCACCGGGTCGAGAGCGGGCAGATGCAGATCGGCGAGCTCACGGCGTTCATGAGCTACCTCATGCAGATCCTCATGTCGGTGATGATGGCGACCTTCATGTCGATGATGATCCCGCGGGCCACCGTGTCCGCGGGGCGCATCGGCGAGGTGCTCGACACCGCCTCGACGGTGGTCCAGCCGACCGCGCCCGTCGCCCTTCCCGCCGGCCGGGTCAGCCTGGAGCTGCGGGACGTCGAGTTCACCTACCCCGGTGCGGATGTCCCTGTCCTGCAGGGTGTCTCGCTGACGGCGGAGCCGGGGCACACCACTGCGATCATCGGCAGCACGGGCTCGGGCAAGTCCACCCTGGTCTCGCTCGTCCCGCGGCTCTACGACGTGACCGGCGGTGCCGTGCTCATCGGCGGCGTCGACATCCGGGAGGGGGCGCTCGAGGACGTCTGGTCGCGGATCGGCCTCGTCCCGCAGAAGCCGTACCTGTTCACCGGGACCATCGCGTCCAACCTGCGCTACGGCGACGCCGACGCGACCGACGACGACCTGTGGGAGGCCCTGCGGATCGCTCAGGCCGAGGACTTCGTGCGAGCGATGCCCGGCGGCCTGGACGCGACGATCGCCCAGGGCGGCACCAACGTCTCCGGCGGGCAGCGACAGCGCCTCGCCATCGCCCGGGCGCTGGTGGCCAAGCCGGACATCTACCTGTTCGACGACAGCTTCTCCGCGCTCGACCTGTCGACCGACGCGCGCCTGCGCTCGGCCCTGCGGCCGGTGACGCGTCATGCCGCGGTCGTCGTCGTCGCGCAGCGCGTGTCGACCATCGTCGACGCCGACCACATCGTCGTCCTCGACAACGGCAGCGTCGTCGGCACCGGGACGCACGAGCAGCTGCTGGCGACCTGCCCGACGTACGTCGAGATCGTCGAGTCCCAGCGCGCCGCGCAGGAGGCGGCATGA
- a CDS encoding ABC transporter ATP-binding protein: protein MAEGVKTEEERAAEARRGPAARAGQRHGPMAGVGMPAEKSQNFVPSAKRLLSLLRPERHRLYAVLGLAVASVTLNAIGPKILGRATDLIFAGVIGQRLPATATRAQVIEALRAQGKGTFADMVARMDHLVPGQGIDFGAVGRVLLAVLAIYAVASLLSWAMGWILIGAVNRTIFTLRRDVEDKLNRLPLPYFDAQPRGELLSRVTNDIDNVAQSMQQTLSQMLTSLLTVVAMIAMMIYISPLLAVIALVTIPVTMAVTAAIGKRSQKHFVQQWKSTGELNGIVEEAFTGHQLVKVFGRQDEVRAAFRARNDDLFDAGFSAQFISGIIMPTMMFIGNLNYVVVAVVGGLRVASGSMSLGDVQAFIQYSRQFTQPLTQVASMANLLQSGVASAERVFEVLDAPEQQPESGSPTTLAAAHGRVAFEDVSFSYSEDAPLIEHLDLVVEPGQTVAIVGPTGAGKTTLVNLIMRFYELDAGRITLDGVDITELTRRGLRSQIGMVLQDTWLFGGTIRENIAYGNPGATDEQVVAAARATYVDRFVHTLPDGYDTVLDAEGGNISAGEKQLVTIARAFLSDPALLILDEATSSVDTRTELLVQQAMAALRHDRTSFVIAHRLSTIRDADVILVMRDGSIVEQGSHEELLERGGAYAELYAAQFSGAAVDVDTGEAPAAEMATAGS from the coding sequence ATGGCTGAGGGAGTCAAGACCGAGGAGGAGCGGGCCGCCGAGGCGCGCCGAGGGCCGGCGGCGCGCGCCGGGCAGCGGCACGGGCCCATGGCGGGTGTGGGCATGCCGGCGGAGAAGTCGCAGAACTTCGTCCCGTCCGCCAAGCGCCTGCTGTCCCTGCTGCGCCCCGAGCGCCACCGGCTGTATGCCGTGCTCGGGCTCGCGGTCGCGAGCGTCACGCTCAACGCCATCGGCCCCAAGATCCTGGGCCGCGCGACCGACCTGATCTTCGCCGGGGTCATCGGGCAGCGGCTGCCTGCCACGGCGACCCGCGCGCAGGTGATCGAGGCGCTGCGTGCGCAGGGCAAGGGCACCTTCGCCGACATGGTCGCGCGCATGGACCACCTCGTCCCGGGCCAGGGCATCGACTTCGGCGCTGTGGGCCGCGTGCTGCTGGCCGTCCTGGCGATCTACGCCGTCGCGAGCCTGCTGTCGTGGGCGATGGGCTGGATCCTCATCGGCGCCGTGAACCGGACGATCTTCACGCTGCGCCGCGACGTCGAGGACAAGCTCAACCGGCTGCCGCTGCCCTACTTCGACGCGCAGCCGCGTGGTGAGCTGCTCTCCCGCGTGACCAACGACATCGACAACGTCGCGCAGAGCATGCAGCAGACCCTGAGCCAGATGCTCACGTCGCTCCTGACGGTCGTCGCGATGATCGCGATGATGATCTACATCTCGCCGCTGCTGGCGGTGATCGCGCTCGTGACGATCCCCGTGACCATGGCCGTCACCGCTGCCATCGGCAAGCGCTCACAGAAGCACTTCGTCCAGCAGTGGAAGAGCACGGGCGAGCTCAACGGGATCGTCGAGGAGGCGTTCACCGGGCACCAGCTGGTCAAGGTCTTCGGCCGCCAGGACGAGGTGCGTGCGGCCTTCCGGGCCCGCAACGACGACCTCTTCGACGCCGGCTTCAGCGCCCAGTTCATCAGCGGCATCATCATGCCGACGATGATGTTCATCGGGAACCTCAACTACGTCGTCGTCGCGGTCGTCGGTGGCCTGCGGGTCGCGAGCGGGTCGATGAGCCTCGGTGACGTGCAGGCGTTCATCCAGTACTCGCGCCAGTTCACCCAGCCGCTGACGCAGGTCGCCTCCATGGCCAACCTGCTCCAGTCCGGTGTCGCGTCGGCCGAGCGGGTCTTCGAGGTGCTCGACGCCCCGGAGCAGCAGCCGGAGAGCGGGAGCCCGACCACGCTGGCGGCGGCGCACGGACGGGTGGCCTTCGAGGACGTCTCCTTCTCGTACTCCGAGGACGCGCCCCTCATCGAGCACCTGGACCTCGTCGTCGAGCCGGGGCAGACGGTGGCCATCGTCGGCCCGACCGGCGCCGGCAAGACCACCCTGGTCAACCTCATCATGCGGTTCTACGAGCTCGACGCCGGCCGCATCACCCTCGACGGCGTCGACATCACCGAGCTCACCCGGCGCGGGCTGCGCAGCCAGATCGGCATGGTGCTCCAGGACACCTGGCTGTTCGGCGGGACGATCCGCGAGAACATCGCGTACGGCAACCCCGGCGCGACCGACGAGCAGGTGGTCGCGGCTGCGCGGGCGACGTACGTCGACCGGTTCGTGCACACGCTGCCCGACGGGTACGACACGGTGCTCGACGCCGAGGGGGGCAACATCAGCGCCGGCGAGAAGCAGCTCGTCACCATCGCCCGGGCGTTCCTCTCCGACCCGGCGCTGCTCATCCTCGACGAGGCGACCTCGTCGGTCGACACGCGCACCGAGCTCCTGGTCCAGCAGGCGATGGCCGCGCTGCGCCACGACCGCACGAGCTTCGTGATCGCGCACCGGCTCTCCACGATCCGCGACGCCGACGTCATCCTCGTGATGCGTGACGGCAGCATCGTCGAGCAGGGTTCGCACGAGGAGCTCCTCGAGCGCGGGGGCGCCTACGCCGAGCTGTATGCCGCGCAGTTCAGCGGCGCGGCCGTGGACGTGGACACCGGCGAGGCCCCGGCCGCGGAGATGGCCACCGCCGGCAGCTGA
- a CDS encoding sodium:solute symporter family protein, whose product MSSLVHLAAPAADTLINANWLDYLLVATYFAFVLGIGVLARRQVSDSIDFFLSGRSLPAWVTGLAFISANLGAVEIMGMSANGAQIGLPTVHYFWVGAIPAMLFLGVVMMPFYYGSKVRSVPEFMLRRFGTGAHLVNAISFALAQLLIAGVNLFLLGSIVHALLGWPLWVALIVAAAIVLSYITLGGLSAAIYNEVLQFFVIVASLLPLTLIGLHRVGGYGGLKDKITAAASAAPPSAKVATAQQQLESWPGQALSGFDSGFWSVVGIVFGLGFVLSFGYWTTNFVEVQRAMASKSISAARKTPIIGAFPKMFVPFIVILPGMVSAVLVKEMVDLKNGGSPPGGASGEGVKYNDALLLLMRDVLPNGLLGLAIAGLLAAFMAGMAANISAFNTVFSYDLWQRYIRKDHSDDYYLRIGRLATVAATIIAIFTATLASNFSNIMDYLQTLFGFFNAPLFATFILGMFWKRMTATAGWVGLSAGTLSAVAVAFLSEDAFGSASLGVIPLSGQGASFVAASTAFVVDIVLSVLVSMATTPKRVSELKGLVYSETPREDLVDPEEASQPWFQRTLPLAGIALVLVIILNVSF is encoded by the coding sequence ATGTCATCCCTGGTCCACTTGGCCGCCCCGGCCGCCGACACCCTCATCAACGCGAACTGGCTCGACTACCTGCTGGTGGCGACCTACTTCGCGTTCGTGCTGGGCATCGGCGTCCTGGCCCGGCGGCAGGTGTCCGACTCCATCGACTTCTTCCTGTCGGGGCGGTCGCTGCCGGCGTGGGTGACGGGTCTGGCGTTCATCTCCGCCAACCTCGGCGCGGTCGAGATCATGGGGATGTCCGCCAACGGCGCGCAGATCGGGCTCCCGACCGTCCACTACTTCTGGGTGGGCGCGATCCCCGCGATGCTCTTCCTCGGCGTCGTGATGATGCCGTTCTACTACGGCTCCAAGGTGCGGTCGGTCCCCGAGTTCATGCTCCGTCGCTTCGGCACCGGCGCACACCTCGTCAACGCGATCAGCTTCGCCCTGGCCCAGCTGCTCATCGCGGGCGTCAACCTCTTCCTGCTCGGGTCGATCGTCCACGCGCTGCTCGGCTGGCCGCTGTGGGTGGCCCTCATCGTCGCCGCCGCGATCGTGCTGTCGTACATCACGCTCGGTGGGCTGTCGGCCGCGATCTACAACGAGGTGCTGCAGTTCTTCGTGATCGTCGCGTCGCTGCTGCCGCTGACGCTGATCGGCCTGCACCGGGTCGGCGGCTACGGCGGCCTCAAGGACAAGATCACGGCTGCTGCGAGTGCGGCACCCCCCTCGGCCAAGGTCGCCACCGCCCAGCAGCAGCTCGAGTCCTGGCCGGGCCAGGCCCTCTCGGGCTTCGACTCCGGGTTCTGGTCGGTGGTGGGCATCGTCTTCGGTCTCGGGTTCGTCCTGTCCTTCGGCTACTGGACGACGAACTTCGTCGAGGTCCAGCGGGCCATGGCCTCCAAGTCGATCTCCGCGGCGCGCAAGACGCCCATCATCGGCGCCTTCCCCAAGATGTTCGTGCCGTTCATCGTGATCCTGCCCGGCATGGTCTCCGCCGTGCTGGTCAAGGAGATGGTCGACCTCAAGAACGGCGGGTCGCCGCCCGGCGGGGCCTCCGGCGAGGGCGTCAAGTACAACGACGCGCTGCTGCTGCTCATGCGCGACGTGCTGCCGAACGGCCTGCTGGGGCTGGCGATCGCGGGCCTGCTCGCTGCGTTCATGGCCGGCATGGCGGCGAACATCTCTGCCTTCAACACCGTCTTCAGCTACGACCTGTGGCAGCGGTACATCCGCAAGGACCACAGCGACGACTACTACCTGCGCATCGGCCGGCTGGCCACCGTGGCCGCGACGATCATCGCGATCTTCACCGCCACGCTGGCGAGCAACTTCTCGAACATCATGGACTACCTGCAGACCCTCTTCGGGTTCTTCAACGCTCCACTGTTCGCGACGTTCATCCTCGGCATGTTCTGGAAGCGGATGACCGCGACGGCCGGCTGGGTCGGCCTCTCCGCAGGGACGTTGTCGGCGGTCGCCGTGGCCTTCCTGTCCGAGGACGCGTTCGGCTCGGCCAGCCTGGGCGTCATCCCGCTGTCCGGCCAGGGCGCCAGCTTCGTCGCGGCCTCGACGGCCTTCGTCGTCGACATCGTGCTGAGTGTCCTCGTGTCCATGGCGACCACGCCCAAGCGGGTCAGCGAGCTCAAGGGCCTGGTCTACTCCGAGACCCCGCGCGAGGACCTCGTCGACCCCGAGGAGGCGAGCCAGCCCTGGTTCCAGCGGACGCTGCCGCTGGCAGGGATCGCGCTCGTCCTCGTCATCATCCTCAACGTGAGCTTCTGA